In one Neobacillus sp. CF12 genomic region, the following are encoded:
- a CDS encoding nitrate/nitrite transporter, with protein MKLADLKKAGHAPSLVASFLYFDISFMIWVMLGALGVYITNDFNLSPSERGVIVAVPILSGSFFRLILGFLTDRIGPKKTAISGMTVTMIPLIWGWLYGQSVTELFLIGILLGVAGASFAAAIPMASRWYPPHLQGLAMGIAGAGNSGTLLATLFGPRLAENIGWHNVMGLALIPLLVVMVLYVVMAKDAPSQPKAKPIKEYFQVFKQKDTLYFCLLYSVTFGGFVGLSSFLSIFFVDQYELTKVRAGDFVTLCVAAGSFFRPVGGFIADKIGGVRLLTFLFIGVGITMFSISLLPALPFAITVLFIGMLCFGMGNGAVFQLVPQRFQEEIGVITGIVGAAGGVGGFFVPTILGSLKQLTGTYATGFYILAGVGLCALFVLVIAQISWRKTMGANRASI; from the coding sequence ATGAAATTAGCAGATTTAAAAAAGGCGGGCCATGCTCCATCATTAGTTGCCTCATTTCTATACTTTGATATCAGTTTCATGATTTGGGTTATGTTGGGGGCATTAGGGGTTTATATCACAAACGATTTCAATCTTTCTCCTTCTGAGAGAGGCGTAATTGTAGCGGTTCCCATCTTAAGCGGTTCTTTTTTTCGACTGATTCTTGGTTTCTTAACAGATCGAATTGGTCCTAAAAAAACAGCGATCAGTGGGATGACGGTTACAATGATTCCACTAATATGGGGATGGTTATACGGTCAAAGTGTTACAGAACTTTTCCTAATTGGAATTCTTCTTGGAGTAGCAGGGGCAAGCTTTGCGGCAGCCATTCCGATGGCGAGCCGGTGGTACCCGCCGCATTTACAGGGATTGGCCATGGGCATTGCAGGTGCGGGGAACAGCGGTACGCTATTGGCTACTTTATTCGGACCACGTTTGGCCGAAAATATTGGCTGGCATAATGTAATGGGACTTGCCCTTATTCCTCTTCTCGTTGTTATGGTTTTATATGTGGTAATGGCTAAAGATGCCCCCTCCCAACCGAAAGCAAAACCGATTAAAGAATACTTTCAGGTTTTTAAACAAAAAGACACCTTATATTTCTGCCTGCTTTATAGTGTTACCTTTGGCGGCTTTGTCGGACTATCCAGCTTTTTAAGCATCTTTTTTGTAGACCAATATGAATTAACAAAGGTACGTGCTGGGGATTTCGTTACCTTATGTGTCGCAGCAGGAAGTTTTTTCCGACCAGTTGGGGGATTCATCGCAGATAAAATCGGCGGAGTACGCTTGTTAACCTTCTTATTTATTGGAGTCGGAATCACCATGTTCAGTATAAGCCTGCTTCCTGCCCTGCCGTTTGCTATTACTGTATTGTTTATTGGGATGCTTTGTTTTGGAATGGGAAATGGCGCGGTTTTCCAATTAGTTCCTCAGCGATTTCAAGAGGAAATTGGTGTAATAACAGGTATTGTCGGAGCTGCTGGCGGGGTGGGCGGATTCTTTGTACCCACTATACTCGGGTCACTTAAACAATTGACAGGAACGTATGCTACCGGATTTTACATTTTGGCTGGGGTTGGATTATGTGCTCTTTTCGTTTTAGTCATCGCTCAAATCTCCTGGAGGAAAACTATGGGGGCAAATCGTGCATCTATTTAA
- the nirB gene encoding nitrite reductase large subunit NirB, translating into MGKKKLVLVGNGMAGVRCIEEILKLDPSGFEITIFGSEPHVNYNRILLSSILQGGTSFGDITLHDREWYERHHIHLYTGETVVQIDKHSQVVKTDQHRIVSYDQLIIATGSLPFSLPIPGADKQGVVTFRTIEDCQKIMEISKKSKNTVVIGGGVLGLEAAKGLLNLGMTVNVVHIGPYLMERQLDETAATMLQKELERQGMKFLLEKETKEIIGGTKANGLRFKDGTEVDADLVVMAAGVRPNVQLAKKSGIETNRAILVNDYMETSVPNIYAVGECVEHRGMIYGLVQPLYEQGKALAQRICGNEGLGYQGSVLSTQLKISGVDLFSVGMIHDKDSSTQSIKIYDEVERIYKKVVFQDHKIIGAVLYGETKERTKLLDMILKHQDVSDVEKVSLFPQVKDGGFSIASFPVSKIICNCNSVTKGTILEAIQREGLNTVEEIKKCTKASSSCGGCKPLVADLLSYLQNNDVEEVIDEKTGLCSCTTLNDDELVQEMQRQGLSTIQEVMEVLDWKNNEGCSICRPAINYYLGMINPEYESKQRALFINENRNAVFQSDGTYTLIPQMYGGITNPEQLRKIAQVAEKYHINDVAITSDQRILLLGVKKEDLSDVWSELNMRLSSPQVNGVQNIKTCIGEHICSCDKKPSIELAVSLEKQLEFFTTPYRVKMGISSCLHNEAGSTTKDVGVIRVERGWEIYIGGSGGRHVRAGELLCVAATTEEALELISGFVQYYRETANYLERTWEWVERVGLVHVREVLFDEELRHQLLQHLEEEITLRKKLVERSLY; encoded by the coding sequence ATGGGTAAAAAAAAGCTGGTATTAGTGGGAAATGGAATGGCGGGTGTCCGCTGTATAGAGGAAATTTTAAAGCTGGATCCATCAGGATTTGAGATTACTATTTTTGGAAGTGAACCCCATGTAAATTATAATCGAATTCTTTTATCCTCCATTTTACAGGGTGGCACTTCTTTTGGAGATATTACGCTGCATGACCGTGAATGGTATGAGCGACATCATATTCATTTATACACTGGAGAAACAGTAGTCCAAATTGATAAGCATTCACAGGTTGTCAAAACAGATCAACACCGAATCGTCTCTTATGATCAATTGATTATCGCTACTGGTTCCCTCCCGTTTTCGCTTCCGATTCCAGGTGCCGATAAACAGGGAGTCGTTACGTTCAGAACAATAGAAGATTGTCAGAAAATAATGGAGATCTCTAAAAAAAGTAAAAATACAGTGGTGATTGGTGGAGGTGTGCTGGGATTAGAAGCAGCAAAGGGACTTCTTAATCTCGGGATGACAGTGAATGTCGTTCATATTGGCCCATATTTAATGGAGAGACAGTTAGATGAAACAGCTGCAACAATGCTTCAAAAAGAATTAGAACGTCAAGGAATGAAGTTCCTATTAGAAAAAGAAACGAAGGAAATAATTGGCGGTACTAAAGCAAATGGTCTCCGCTTTAAAGATGGGACAGAAGTGGATGCTGATCTGGTTGTGATGGCTGCAGGTGTCAGGCCGAATGTTCAACTCGCAAAGAAATCCGGAATTGAAACCAACCGAGCGATTCTAGTTAATGATTATATGGAGACGAGTGTGCCGAACATTTACGCAGTAGGAGAATGTGTCGAGCATCGAGGGATGATTTATGGGTTGGTACAGCCTCTTTATGAACAAGGGAAAGCATTAGCACAACGGATATGTGGCAACGAAGGCCTTGGCTACCAAGGAAGTGTTCTATCTACCCAACTGAAAATTTCAGGTGTAGACCTGTTTTCAGTTGGAATGATCCATGATAAGGATTCTTCAACCCAATCGATAAAGATCTATGATGAGGTTGAGAGAATTTATAAAAAAGTAGTTTTTCAAGATCATAAGATTATTGGTGCGGTATTGTACGGTGAAACAAAGGAACGAACCAAGCTGCTGGACATGATTCTCAAACATCAAGATGTGTCGGATGTAGAAAAGGTTTCACTTTTTCCACAGGTGAAGGACGGTGGATTTTCTATTGCATCTTTTCCTGTCAGTAAGATCATTTGCAATTGTAATAGTGTGACGAAAGGAACTATTCTGGAGGCGATTCAACGAGAAGGGTTAAATACTGTTGAAGAAATTAAAAAATGTACGAAAGCTTCAAGCTCTTGCGGCGGATGTAAACCACTCGTGGCCGACCTGTTGTCCTATCTACAGAATAACGATGTTGAAGAAGTCATAGATGAAAAGACAGGACTCTGTTCATGTACAACTTTAAATGATGATGAATTGGTTCAGGAGATGCAGAGACAAGGGTTATCAACTATACAGGAAGTCATGGAAGTCTTAGATTGGAAAAATAACGAAGGCTGTTCGATTTGCCGCCCCGCGATTAACTATTATTTAGGAATGATTAATCCTGAATATGAGAGTAAACAACGAGCTCTTTTTATAAACGAAAATAGGAATGCAGTATTCCAATCCGATGGGACCTATACCCTTATCCCACAAATGTATGGTGGTATCACAAATCCAGAGCAATTAAGAAAAATTGCTCAAGTTGCTGAGAAATATCATATAAATGATGTCGCGATCACGAGTGACCAAAGAATTCTTTTACTTGGTGTTAAAAAAGAAGATTTGTCAGATGTATGGTCGGAATTAAACATGCGCTTAAGTTCACCGCAGGTTAATGGTGTCCAAAACATTAAAACATGTATAGGAGAACATATTTGTTCATGCGATAAAAAACCATCTATTGAACTGGCAGTAAGCCTCGAAAAGCAATTAGAATTTTTCACTACCCCTTATCGGGTCAAAATGGGAATATCCTCTTGTTTGCATAACGAAGCAGGCTCGACCACAAAAGATGTTGGCGTAATTAGGGTTGAACGTGGATGGGAAATTTATATCGGCGGAAGCGGTGGGCGCCATGTTCGTGCTGGTGAGTTATTATGTGTTGCTGCAACCACTGAGGAAGCGCTGGAACTAATCAGTGGTTTTGTTCAATATTATCGTGAGACAGCTAATTATTTGGAGCGTACATGGGAATGGGTAGAAAGAGTCGGATTGGTTCATGTAAGGGAAGTATTATTTGATGAAGAACTTCGCCACCAGCTGCTCCAGCATTTGGAAGAGGAGATTACTTTACGCAAGAAATTAGTAGAGAGAAGCCTCTATTAA
- a CDS encoding nitrate reductase: MTELLLKYFRTKQQEVGTEKKYDTQCPFCSMQCKMQLLEQSVVTRKKYVTIGRNNPTSEGRLCMKGMNAHQHSFHHERLKYPLLKRNGEFVTVSWEEALKHIKNNFTRIQEEEGLNSLAVYGSASITNEEAYLLGKFARVALKTRFIDYNGRLCMSAAASAASQTFGIDRGFTNTLHEIPFTRCIILAGTNIAECQPTIMPYFEKAKENGAYIIAIDPRETATTKMADVHLKIKPGTDAALANGLLKVIIEENYVDHAFINERVKNFEEVQQHLLSTDLQEIEEITGVPKEQIQKVARKFGKEETGMIFTARGVEQHTDGSIAVRNFLNILLSTGKIGKQNCGFGAITGQGNGQGAREHGQKADQLPGYRSIENEEHRAYIASVWGVEKDDIPRKGVSAFEMMEKIDNGEIAGMFLMCSNPVVSNPNAQFVKKALKKLKFFVAVDLFVSETARLADVILPASSYLEDEGTMTNLEGRVTLREASYPCPGEVKHDWQIICEVARVLGKGEYFNFSSAEEIFNELRVASRGGKADYYGITYHRLRKESGILWPCPDLEHEGTKRLFETSFSHPDGRAEMVAVSNRPDPAKEQVSEEYPLYLTTGRVMSHYLTGVQTRKSPALAARDVESFVEIHPATAKKFGIEDRSLVKIESKRGSIVVRSIWSEAIRQDTVFVPFHWADSQNVNLLVSNELDPICKMPGFKLSAVKVKSVIDLYAH; the protein is encoded by the coding sequence GTGACTGAATTGTTATTGAAGTATTTCCGCACAAAGCAGCAGGAAGTGGGGACCGAAAAAAAATATGATACACAATGTCCATTTTGCAGTATGCAATGTAAGATGCAGCTGCTAGAACAGTCCGTTGTTACTAGAAAAAAATATGTAACCATTGGAAGAAACAACCCTACATCGGAGGGTCGATTGTGTATGAAGGGGATGAATGCCCATCAACATAGCTTTCATCATGAGCGGTTGAAATATCCATTACTTAAAAGAAATGGAGAATTTGTCACCGTTAGCTGGGAAGAGGCATTGAAACATATTAAGAATAACTTTACTAGAATTCAGGAGGAAGAAGGGCTGAATTCCTTAGCTGTTTATGGGAGTGCCTCCATCACAAATGAGGAAGCCTATTTACTTGGAAAATTTGCTCGGGTTGCCTTGAAAACGAGATTTATTGATTATAATGGCAGATTGTGCATGTCAGCAGCGGCATCAGCAGCCAGTCAAACGTTTGGGATCGACAGAGGATTTACAAATACTCTGCACGAAATTCCATTTACTCGCTGTATCATTCTTGCGGGTACGAATATCGCTGAATGTCAGCCAACGATCATGCCCTATTTTGAGAAAGCAAAAGAAAACGGTGCCTATATTATTGCGATTGATCCACGCGAAACAGCAACAACAAAAATGGCTGACGTACATTTAAAAATCAAACCTGGAACAGACGCAGCTTTAGCAAACGGACTGTTAAAGGTGATTATTGAGGAAAACTATGTTGATCATGCATTTATAAATGAACGGGTCAAAAATTTTGAGGAAGTCCAACAACATCTATTATCTACGGATTTACAAGAAATTGAGGAAATAACAGGTGTTCCAAAAGAGCAAATTCAAAAAGTAGCTCGTAAGTTTGGAAAAGAGGAAACGGGAATGATTTTTACTGCTAGAGGGGTGGAACAGCATACTGATGGCTCTATAGCTGTACGTAATTTCCTGAATATTCTACTTTCAACAGGCAAAATCGGCAAGCAGAATTGTGGTTTTGGAGCGATTACAGGACAGGGAAATGGTCAGGGTGCTAGGGAACATGGACAAAAAGCAGACCAACTGCCAGGATATCGGTCGATTGAAAATGAGGAACACCGTGCATATATTGCAAGTGTTTGGGGCGTGGAAAAAGACGATATACCTAGAAAAGGTGTTTCTGCGTTTGAAATGATGGAAAAAATCGATAACGGTGAGATTGCGGGTATGTTTTTAATGTGCTCGAATCCGGTTGTGTCCAATCCAAACGCACAATTTGTTAAAAAGGCATTAAAAAAGTTAAAGTTCTTCGTAGCTGTAGATTTATTTGTGTCAGAGACTGCGAGATTAGCAGACGTCATTTTACCGGCTTCCTCTTATTTAGAGGATGAAGGAACCATGACGAATTTAGAAGGAAGAGTAACATTGAGGGAAGCGAGTTATCCTTGTCCAGGAGAAGTGAAACATGATTGGCAAATTATCTGCGAGGTAGCTCGTGTTCTTGGAAAAGGAGAATACTTTAACTTTTCTTCTGCGGAAGAAATCTTTAATGAATTACGGGTGGCGAGCCGTGGTGGAAAAGCGGATTATTATGGCATCACCTATCATCGTCTGCGGAAGGAAAGCGGCATCCTTTGGCCGTGCCCTGACCTAGAGCATGAAGGCACAAAACGTTTATTTGAAACTTCGTTTTCCCATCCTGATGGCAGGGCCGAGATGGTGGCAGTCTCAAACCGTCCAGACCCGGCTAAGGAACAGGTGAGTGAGGAGTATCCCCTCTATTTAACAACAGGAAGAGTGATGTCACACTATTTAACAGGAGTACAAACAAGAAAAAGTCCTGCTTTGGCCGCTAGAGATGTAGAATCATTTGTAGAAATTCATCCGGCAACTGCCAAAAAATTTGGGATTGAAGATCGTTCATTAGTAAAGATTGAATCCAAAAGAGGCAGTATTGTTGTCAGGAGTATATGGTCAGAAGCTATCCGTCAGGATACGGTTTTTGTTCCTTTTCATTGGGCAGACTCGCAAAATGTGAATCTATTAGTTTCAAATGAACTGGATCCGATATGCAAAATGCCAGGATTTAAATTAAGTGCTGTAAAAGTAAAGTCTGTAATCGATTTATACGCTCATTAA